One part of the Alosa alosa isolate M-15738 ecotype Scorff River chromosome 4, AALO_Geno_1.1, whole genome shotgun sequence genome encodes these proteins:
- the LOC125292974 gene encoding histone H2A, sperm-like, with product MSGRGKKVAVPAVKTSTTRSARAGLQFPVGRIARLLRKGNYAARIGSGASVYMAAVIEYLCAEILELAGNASKDNKKKRIGPRHIQLAVRNDEELNSLFGGVTISEGGVLPNIHAQLLPKKTMSVDASKDVNSQEF from the coding sequence ATGTCTGGTCGGGGGAAAAAAGTTGCTGTTCCTGCTGTCAAGACCAGCACGACCCGCTCTGCCCGTGCCGGTTTGCAATTCCCTGTTGGTCGAATTGCTCGCTTGCTGCGCAAAGGCAACTATGCAGCGCGCATCGGAAGCGGGGCGTCTGTCTACATGGCTGCTGTAATCGAATACCTGTGCGCTGAAATTTTGGAGTTGGCTGGTAATGCCAGCAAGGATAACAAGAAAAAGAGGATCGGTCCACGTCACATCCAGCTTGCTGTTAGGAACGACGAGGAGCTCAACAGTCTTTTCGGAGGGGTGACCATCTCGGAAGGCGGTGTTCTTCCAAACATCCACGCTCAACTGCTGCCCAAGAAGACCATGAGTGTTGACGCAAGCAAAGATGTAAATTCCCAAGAGTTTTAA